The following coding sequences lie in one Arabidopsis thaliana chromosome 3, partial sequence genomic window:
- a CDS encoding Polynucleotidyl transferase, ribonuclease H-like superfamily protein (Polynucleotidyl transferase, ribonuclease H-like superfamily protein; FUNCTIONS IN: nucleic acid binding; INVOLVED IN: biological_process unknown; LOCATED IN: cellular_component unknown; EXPRESSED IN: egg cell; CONTAINS InterPro DOMAIN/s: Polynucleotidyl transferase, ribonuclease H fold (InterPro:IPR012337); BEST Arabidopsis thaliana protein match is: Polynucleotidyl transferase, ribonuclease H-like superfamily protein (TAIR:AT5G48350.1); Has 111 Blast hits to 111 proteins in 16 species: Archae - 0; Bacteria - 0; Metazoa - 0; Fungi - 0; Plants - 107; Viruses - 0; Other Eukaryotes - 4 (source: NCBI BLink).), with the protein MSTSTVETGYGGRIRVTVARNDRDITSEVRTFLCNKENANKIIGLDTERSVVGGDSEYPPESKLVILELSDGQNCLIIPLPYVQGNKLPVSLTNFLNLPDFTFTGVGINKALKMLKSECGLTCKNAVDIGPSSPIYEDWDNDSLTEDQINLAAANAYLAFKVGNLIREAMY; encoded by the exons ATGTCGACATCCACTGTAGAAACTGGATATGGTGGTCGCATCAGAGTGACAGTGGCTAGAAATGACAGAGACATTACCAGTGAAGTGAGAACATTTCTGTGTAATAAAGAAAACGCGAACAAAATCATCGGTCTGGATACAGAACGATCGGTTGTAGGAGGCGATAGCGAATACCCACCGGAGAGCAAGCTCGTGATTCTCGAGCTCAGTGATGGCCAGAATTGCCTAATAATCCCGCTTCCTTATGTACAAGGTAATAAGCTGCCCGTTTCTCTCACCAATTTCCTCAATCTTCCAGATTTCACCTTTACAGGTGTTGGTATAAACAAGGCTTTGAAAATGCTCAAGAGCGAGTGTGGTTTGACCTGCAAGAATGCCGTTGATATCGGACCTTCGTC CCCTATCTATGAAGATTGGGACAATGACAGTCTTACCGAGGATCAGATCAATCTTGCAGCAGCGAATGCTTACTTGGCTTTCAAAGTTGGGAATTTGATTAGAGAAGCTATGTATTGA
- the WRKY68 gene encoding WRKY family transcription factor (WRKY68; FUNCTIONS IN: sequence-specific DNA binding transcription factor activity; INVOLVED IN: regulation of transcription, DNA-dependent, regulation of transcription; CONTAINS InterPro DOMAIN/s: DNA-binding WRKY (InterPro:IPR003657), Transcription factor, WRKY group IIc (InterPro:IPR017396); BEST Arabidopsis thaliana protein match is: WRKY DNA-binding protein 23 (TAIR:AT2G47260.1); Has 30201 Blast hits to 17322 proteins in 780 species: Archae - 12; Bacteria - 1396; Metazoa - 17338; Fungi - 3422; Plants - 5037; Viruses - 0; Other Eukaryotes - 2996 (source: NCBI BLink).), whose product MENVGVGMPFYDLGQTRVYPLLSDFHDLSAERYPVGFMDLLGVHRHTPTHTPLMHFPTTPNSSSSEAVNGDDEEEEDGEEQQHKTKKRFKFTKMSRKQTKKKVPKVSFITRSEVLHLDDGYKWRKYGQKPVKDSPFPRNYYRCTTTWCDVKKRVERSFSDPSSVITTYEGQHTHPRPLLIMPKEGSSPSNGSASRAHIGLPTLPPQLLDYNNQQQQAPSSFGTEYINRQEKGINHDDDDDHVVKKSRTRDLLDGAGLVKDHGLLQDVVPSHIIKEEY is encoded by the exons ATGGAAAATGTTGGTGTTGGGATGCCGTTTTACGATTTAGGGCAAACAAGGGTTTACCCACTCTTGTCTGATTTCCACGATTTATCGGCGGAGAGGTATCCGGTAGGGTTCATGGATTTACTGGGTGTTCATCGTCATACACCCACCCATACGCCGTTGATGCATTTTCCGACCACACCTAACTCGTCCTCGAGCGAAGCTGTGAATGgagatgacgaagaagaagaagatggagaagaacaGCAGCATAAGACAAAGAAGCG GTTTAAATTCACTAAAATGAGTAGAAAgcagacgaagaagaaggtgcCAAAAGTGTCATTCATCACGAGGAGTGAGGTTCTTCATCTAGATGATGGTTATAAGTGGAGAAAATACGGTCAAAAACCTGTCAAAGACAGCCCTTTTCCAAG AAATTATTACCGTTGCACAACAACTTGGTGTGACGTGAAGAAGAGAGTAGAGAGATCATTCAGTGATCCAAGCAGTGTAATCACCACTTACGAAGGTCAACATACTCATCCTCGTCCACTACTCATCATGCCCAAAGAAGGCAGCTCTCCATCCAATGGCTCAGCTTCTAGGGCCCACATTGGCCTCCCTACACTCCCTCCTCAGCTTTTAGATTACAacaaccaacaacaacaagcgCCGTCTTCTTTTGGAACCGAGTACATTAACAGGCAAGAAAAAGGAATtaatcatgatgatgatgacgatcaTGTTGTGAAGAAGAGTCGAACTCGGGATCTGCTGGATGGAGCTGGTTTAGTCAAAGATCATGGCCTTCTTCAGGATGTTGTTCCCTCTCATATCATTAAGGAAGAGTATTAG
- a CDS encoding F-box/associated interaction domain protein (BEST Arabidopsis thaliana protein match is: F-box family protein (TAIR:AT1G71320.1); Has 136 Blast hits to 136 proteins in 9 species: Archae - 0; Bacteria - 0; Metazoa - 0; Fungi - 0; Plants - 134; Viruses - 0; Other Eukaryotes - 2 (source: NCBI BLink).), producing the protein MYFCSFEGEFVTIRPFCVGFGKDIITKSYKVILMYSEKNHPHGYFDGFNIKAISLDNGKQRDAGWYVLDEHEICNEQTPVYANGSLFWWTTFTSWKYRIFSELPSQILACDLHTQNFRWVSIPECYTRYTRGVQMWSLNERLCLSDVLHRQCSELDVWSLQDSTQKWEHLFSFNILNIDRLDAKCWMLGLRAAHFRRIGEDQNQVSFDSIRTVIWYSPTMISPSNLLV; encoded by the coding sequence atgtatttttgttcatttgaaGGAGAATTTGTGACCATAAGGCCATTTTGCGTTGGATTTGGAAAAGACATTATTACAAAATCATACAAGGTGATTTTGATGTACTCAGAAAAAAATCATCCTCATGGATATTTTGATGGTTTCAATATCAAAGCTATATCTCTTGATAATGGAAAGCAACGAGACGCCGGTTGGTACGTTTTAGATGAGCACGAAATTTGCAATGAACAAACACCGGTTTACGCAAACGGATCACTCTTTTGGTGGACAACATTTACTTCTTGGAAATATCGAATATTTTCAGAATTACCTTCACAGATATTAGCTTGTGATctacacacacaaaattttCGATGGGTATCAATACCGGAATGTTACACCCGTTACACTCGTGGAGTGCAAATGTGGAGCCTAAATGAGCGTTTGTGCTTATCAGATGTGCTACACAGACAATGTTCAGAATTAGACGTTTGGAGTTTACAAGATTCTACTCAAAAATGGGagcatttgttttcttttaatattcttaataTCGATCGATTAGATGCAAAATGTTGGATGCTTGGTCTAAGGGCTGCTCACTTTCGAAGGATTGGAGAGGACCAAAATCAAGTTTCGTTTGATAGTATAAGAACGGTGATTTGGTATTCGCCGACTATGATTTCTCCATCAAATTTGTTGGTTTGA
- a CDS encoding Zinc knuckle (CCHC-type) family protein — MESTRSDPELDDDFSEIYKEYTGPASAVTNNNIQDKDKPVKQRSEERCDEEEEQLPDPNSVPTDFTSREAKVWEAKSKATERNWKKRKEEEMICKICGESGHFTQGCPSTLGANRKSQEFFERVPARDNNVRVLFTEKVMESIERETSCKIKLDEKFIIVSGKDRLILRKGVDAVHKVKEDGEMKSSSVSHRSRSRSPRRTSVGPSRARNSEPQRQQLPSHGSSSFPERSGRQDKFVDNRFREETRVRENQRNVPRGSPQAYGSDRARSRSTHSKSPGRPRYSGWDKPYDRQKPEVSGYRSERWDQERMGGSSDIQVSHQFERPPFPQTLEELELEYTRDALELEKKRDKEEDEENNKHREVRDPVTECVFLRFKTEYRLD, encoded by the exons atgGAAAGCACTAGATCAGATCCAGAGCTTGATGATGACTTTAGTGAAATCTACAAGGAGTATACTGGTCCTGCAAGTGCTGTGACCAACAACAATATCCAAGACAAAGACAAACCTGTCAAACAACGTTCTGAAGAAAgatgtgatgaagaagaagagcaactTCCTGATCCCAACTCTGTACCAACTGATTTCACTAGCCGTGAAGCTAAGGTTTGGGAGGCTAAATCCAAAGCTACTGAGAGGAattggaagaagaggaaagaggaagagatgaTCTGTAAAATTTGTGGCGAGTCTGGTCATTTTACTCAG GGATGTCCATCTACACTTGGTGCCAATAGGAAGTCTCAAGAATTCTTTGAAAGGGTACCAGCTAGGGACAATAATGTGAGAGTTTTGTTTACTGAGAAAGTTATGGAAAGTATTGAAAGGGAGACCAGCTGCAAGATTAAATTGGATGAGAAGTTCATAATTGTTAGTGGCAAGGACAGATTGATCTTGAGGAAAGGTGTTGATGCTGTTCACAAGGTTAAGGAGGATGGTGAGATGAAAAGTTCTTCTGTTTCTCACAGGAGCAGATCCAGGTCACCTAGGCGAACTTCTGTTGGACCATCACGTGCTCGAAACTCTGAACCTCAAAGGCAGCAGCTGCCATCACATGGTTCGTCAAGTTTCCCAGAGCGCTCTGGAAGGCAAGATAAGTTTGTGGATAATCGTTTCCGCGAAGAGACTCGTGTTCGTGAGAATCAGAGAAACGTTCCTCGAGGATCACCACAAG CTTATGGTAGTGACAGAGCTCGGAGTCGTTCTACACATTCGAAATCTCCAGGGAGACCTCGTTATAGTGGATGGGATAAACCGTATGATAGGCAAAAGCCTGAGGTGAGTGGTTATAGGTCTGAAAGATGGGATCAAGAGAGAATGGGTGGCTCCAGCGATATTCAGGTGAGTCATCAGTTTGAACGCCCTCCTTTCCCACAAACGTTAGAAGAACTAGAATTGGAATATACGAGGGATGCATTGGAGCTTGAAAAGAAACGCgataaggaagaagatgaggagaaCAACAAGCATCGTGAGGTAAGAGATCCAGTGACtgaatgtgtttttcttaGATTCAAAACCGAGTATAGGCTGGATTGA
- a CDS encoding Zinc knuckle (CCHC-type) family protein (Zinc knuckle (CCHC-type) family protein; FUNCTIONS IN: zinc ion binding, nucleic acid binding; INVOLVED IN: biological_process unknown; LOCATED IN: cellular_component unknown; EXPRESSED IN: 22 plant structures; EXPRESSED DURING: 13 growth stages; CONTAINS InterPro DOMAIN/s: Zinc finger, CCHC-type (InterPro:IPR001878); Has 1256 Blast hits to 1123 proteins in 138 species: Archae - 0; Bacteria - 13; Metazoa - 788; Fungi - 82; Plants - 113; Viruses - 7; Other Eukaryotes - 253 (source: NCBI BLink).) — MESTRSDPELDDDFSEIYKEYTGPASAVTNNNIQDKDKPVKQRSEERCDEEEEQLPDPNSVPTDFTSREAKVWEAKSKATERNWKKRKEEEMICKICGESGHFTQGCPSTLGANRKSQEFFERVPARDNNVRVLFTEKVMESIERETSCKIKLDEKFIIVSGKDRLILRKGVDAVHKVKEDGEMKSSSVSHRSRSRSPRRTSVGPSRARNSEPQRQQLPSHGSSSFPERSGRQDKFVDNRFREETRVRENQRNVPRGSPQAYGSDRARSRSTHSKSPGRPRYSGWDKPYDRQKPEVSGYRSERWDQERMGGSSDIQVSHQFERPPFPQTLEELELEYTRDALELEKKRDKEEDEENNKHRETIRELRESYMKKLAGLRGMNAKQWDDFLQLDAQRRQQQARQQNSGLSYGNYRQFPPYAEFDDGYSSNPPPYGGNNMPMDSKGRYPNHGDNYSSRHQDNNYGGFQRQRREEYGKAYNRY; from the exons atgGAAAGCACTAGATCAGATCCAGAGCTTGATGATGACTTTAGTGAAATCTACAAGGAGTATACTGGTCCTGCAAGTGCTGTGACCAACAACAATATCCAAGACAAAGACAAACCTGTCAAACAACGTTCTGAAGAAAgatgtgatgaagaagaagagcaactTCCTGATCCCAACTCTGTACCAACTGATTTCACTAGCCGTGAAGCTAAGGTTTGGGAGGCTAAATCCAAAGCTACTGAGAGGAattggaagaagaggaaagaggaagagatgaTCTGTAAAATTTGTGGCGAGTCTGGTCATTTTACTCAG GGATGTCCATCTACACTTGGTGCCAATAGGAAGTCTCAAGAATTCTTTGAAAGGGTACCAGCTAGGGACAATAATGTGAGAGTTTTGTTTACTGAGAAAGTTATGGAAAGTATTGAAAGGGAGACCAGCTGCAAGATTAAATTGGATGAGAAGTTCATAATTGTTAGTGGCAAGGACAGATTGATCTTGAGGAAAGGTGTTGATGCTGTTCACAAGGTTAAGGAGGATGGTGAGATGAAAAGTTCTTCTGTTTCTCACAGGAGCAGATCCAGGTCACCTAGGCGAACTTCTGTTGGACCATCACGTGCTCGAAACTCTGAACCTCAAAGGCAGCAGCTGCCATCACATGGTTCGTCAAGTTTCCCAGAGCGCTCTGGAAGGCAAGATAAGTTTGTGGATAATCGTTTCCGCGAAGAGACTCGTGTTCGTGAGAATCAGAGAAACGTTCCTCGAGGATCACCACAAG CTTATGGTAGTGACAGAGCTCGGAGTCGTTCTACACATTCGAAATCTCCAGGGAGACCTCGTTATAGTGGATGGGATAAACCGTATGATAGGCAAAAGCCTGAGGTGAGTGGTTATAGGTCTGAAAGATGGGATCAAGAGAGAATGGGTGGCTCCAGCGATATTCAGGTGAGTCATCAGTTTGAACGCCCTCCTTTCCCACAAACGTTAGAAGAACTAGAATTGGAATATACGAGGGATGCATTGGAGCTTGAAAAGAAACGCgataaggaagaagatgaggagaaCAACAAGCATCGTGAG ACAATCCGGGAACTGAGAGAGAGTTACATGAAGAAACTGGCTGGACTAAGGGGTATGAATGCTAAACAATGGGATGACTTCCTTCAACTCGATGCTCAGAGACGTCAACAGCAAGCACGGCAGCAAAACTCTGGTCTGAGTTATGGTAACTATAGACAGTTTCCTCCTTATGCTGAGTTTGATGATGGCTACTCTTCAAATCCTCCTCCCTATGGTGGAAACAATATGCCAATGGATTCCAAGGGAAGATATCCAAATCATGGAGATAACTATTCTTCAAGGCATCAAGACAACAATTATGGTGGGTTCCAACGCCAGAGACGTGAAGAATATGGAAAAGCCTACAATCGTTATTAG
- a CDS encoding Carbohydrate-binding-like fold gives MAASRKICHSLIVFLIAISTVYGVSADSIKGCGGFVEASSSLVRSRKGSDGKLDFSHITVELQTVDGLVKDSTQCAPNGYYFIPVYDKGSFILKINGPDGWSWNPDKVTVVVDDSSCNNNDDINFHFTGFTLSGKVLGAVGGESCLIKNGGPADVNVELLSSDGSEDPVASVLTSSDGSYLFKNIIPGTYNIRASHPELQVEVRGSTEVELGFANGMVDDIFFVLGYDLKGSVVAQGNPILGVHIYLHSDDVSMVDCPQGSGDAAGERKSLCHAVSDAEGIFSFKSIPCGKYELVPHYKGENTVFDVSPPVMPVSVEHQHVTVPQKFQVTGFSIGGRVVDGNSVGVEGVKILVDGSLRSVTDKEGYYKLDQVTSNQYTIDAVKEHYKFDKLKKFMVLPNMASLPDINAVSYDICGVVRMFGSRHKAKVALTHGPTNVKPQMKLTDETGAFCFEVPPGEYRLSALAATPKGASELLFLPAYVDVAVKSPLLNIEFSQARVNVHGSVTCKEKCGPSVSVVLVGAAGDRDKKTVVLTDESSQFLFSDILPGKYRVEVKSISPEAASDEDSWCWDRSSIDVNVGTEDIKGIEFVQKGYWINIISTHEVDARIAHPDGSPTSLKIKKGSQKICIESPGGHELQLSDSCMSFGSNSIKIDVSNPQPIHLKAEKYLLKGLINVESSSTIESELQENFIVDIQDKKGNVINTIAAKLASDGSGVYEYYTWASLGEKISFVPQDSRGNVEKKMLFYPKEIHAVVSKDGCQASVSPFTGRLGLYIQGSVSPPLPGVNIKIFAAKDSLISSLKKGEIAIETSTLSAGSFVAGPLYDDIPYATEASKPGYHIKRLGPYSFSCQKLGQISVRVNSKDNAETSIPPLLLSLSGDHGYRNNSISGAGGLFVFDSLFPGNFYLRPLLKEYSFKPSTLAIELNSGESSEAVFEATRVAYSAMGRVALLSGQPQEGVAIEARSDSKGYYEETTSDINGNYRLRGLHPDTAYVIKVSKKIGSANNQIERASPESVSLQIGYEDINGLDFLVFEQPETTILTCHVEGKQNEDLNSNLLVEIKSAIDKSKIENVFPLPLSNFFQVKGLPKGKHLVQLKSSRPLISHKVESEIIEVDFETNAQIHIGPLRYSIVADHQSQEVTPAAILPLVIGVSAIALFLSIPRLKDIYQATVGISSPGFTTSAKREPRKAVARKKTF, from the exons ATGGCGGCCAGTAGGAAGATTTGTCATTCTCTGATCGTTTTCCTCATAGCGATTTCTACAGTCTACGGTGTTTCCGCGGATTCGATAAAAGGCTGCGGTGGTTTTGTCGAG GCGAGTTCGTCTTTGGTCAGGTCTCGGAAAGGATCCGATGGGAAACTGGATTTTTCTCATATCACA GTTGAGCTTCAAACAGTAGATGGATTGGTAAAAGACAGTACACAGTGTGCCCCAAATGGTTACTATTTCATCCCAGTATATGACAAG GGCTCATTCATTCTCAAGATAAATGGACCTGACGGATGGTCATGGAATCCAGATAAG GtaactgttgttgttgacgACTCTAGTTGCAACAACAATGATGATATTAACTTCCACTTCACGGG TTTTACATTATCCGGTAAAGTCTTGGGAGCTGTTGGTGGGGAGAGTTGTCTGATTAAGAATGGAGGCCCAGCAGATGTCAATGTTGAATTGTTGTCTTCTGATGGATCAGAAGATCCTGTCGCTTCTGTTCTCACATCGTCAGATGGGAGCTACTTATTCAAGAATATTATTCCAG GAACATACAATATCCGTGCATCCCATCCAGAGCTGCAAGTTGAAGTTCGCGGTTCAACAGAG GTGGAACTTGGATTTGCAAATGGCATGGTTGATGACATATTCTTCGTCCTTGGTTATGATCTTAAGGGGTCGGTTGTTGCTCAG GGGAATCCAATCCTGGGTGTCCATATATATTTGCATTCAGATGATGTTTCCATGGTAGATTGTCCCCAAGGATCTGGTGACGCTGCTGGAGAAAGGAAATCTCTTTGCCATGCTGTATCCGATGCAGAAGGAATTTTCAGTTTCAAGTCCATCCCTTGTG GAAAATACGAATTGGTGCCGCATTATAAGGGTGAGAATACGGTCTTTGATGTTTCACCTCCTGTTATGCCTGTATCTGTAGAGCATCAACATGTCACTGTTCCCCAAAAATTTCAG GTAACAGGATTCTCCATTGGGGGTCGCGTAGTTGACGGTAATTCAGTGGGAGTTGAGGGCGTTAAAATCTTAGTAGATGGTAGTCTAAGATCTGTCACAGACAAGGAAGGCTATTACAAGCTTGACCAG GTTACCTCAAACCAGTATACAATTGATGCAGTCAAGGAGCATTACAAGTTCGACAAACTGAAGAAGTTCATG GTTTTACCAAATATGGCTTCACTTCCAGACATCAATGCTGTATCCTATGATATCTGTGGTGTGGTGCGAATGTTTGGTTCTCGTCACAAAGCAAAG GTAGCTTTGACTCATGGACCCACAAATGTCAAACCACAAATGAAGCTAACAGATGAGACCGGAGCTTTCTGCTTTGAG GTTCCACCAGGCGAATATAGGCTGTCTGCTTTGGCTGCTACACCAAAGGGTGCTTCTGAGCTTCTGTTTTTGCCAGCTTATGTTGATGTTGCCGTTAAAAGTCCTTTGTTGAACATAGAATTCTCTCAG GCCAGAGTCAATGTGCATGGTTCTGTTACTTGCAAGGAGAAATGTGGTCCTTCTGTCTCAGTGGTGCTTGTGGGAGCTGCTGGTGATCGTGACAAGAAGACAGTTGTTTTAACCGACGAGAGCAGtcaatttctattttcagACATATTGCCTGGAAAATATAGAGTTGAG GTGAAAAGTATTTCACCGGAAGCCGCATCTGATGAAGACAGTTGGTGCTGGGACCGTAGCTCCATTGATGTGAATGTCGGAACTGAGGATATCAAAGGGATTGAATTTGTCCAGAAAGGTTACTGGATTAATATTATCTCCACTCATGAGGTGGACGCTAGAATCGCTCATCCTGATGGATCGCCTACTAGTTTGAAAATCAAG AAAGGTTCACAGAAAATATGCATTGAGTCACCTGGAGGGCATGAGCTTCAGCTTTCTGACTCATGCATGTCCTTTGGGAGCAATTCAATAAAGATAGATGTCTCAAATCCacag CCTATTCATCTGAAAGCAGAGAAGTACCTCCTCAAAGGTCTGATAAATGTGGAGTCTAGTTCAACTATTGAGTCGGAATTGCAAGAGAATTTCATTGTTGACATTCAAGACAAGAAAGGGAATGTTATCAACACTATTGCTGCCAAACTTGCATCTGATGGAAGTGGCGTTTATGAGTACTACACCTGGGCTAGTCTTGGTGAAAAGATTAGCTTTGTTCCTCAAGATTCTAG GGGTAatgtagagaagaagatgttgtttTACCCTAAAGAGATTCAT GCTGTAGTGTCAAAAGATGGATGTCAAGCTTCTGTTTCTCCATTTACTGGTCGGCTTGGTCTTTACATACAAGGATCagtctctcctcctcttcctggTGTTAATATTAAGATTTTTGCGGCAAAGGACAGCCTTATTTCTTCACTTAAGAAAGGGGAAATAGCTATTGAAACAAGCACTTTATCAGCTGGTTCATTTGTTGCTGGGCCTTTGTATGACGATATACCATATGCCACTGAAGCTTCAAAG CCTGGCTACCATATTAAAAGGTTAGGACCATATTCCTTCTCCTGCCAGAAGCTTGGTCAGATCTCTGTGCGTGTAAACTCAAAGGACAATGCTGAGACATCAATACCTccactgttgttatcattaAGTGGCGATCATGGTTACAGAAATAATTCCATATCTGGCGCTGGTGGACTCTTTGTGTTTGATAGCTTATTCCCTGGAAATTTCTACTTGCGTCCCCTTCTTAAG GAATATTCTTTCAAACCTTCAACACTGGCTATAGAACTGAATTCTGGGGAATCCAGTGAAGCTGTCTTTGAGGCTACTCGTGTTGCCTACAG TGCAATGGGTAGAGTCGCTCTTCTATCGGGCCAGCCACAAGAAGGTGTTGCAATTGAAGCTCGCTCTGACTCCAAAGGATACTATGAGGAGACTACAAGCGATATTAATGGAAATTATCGACTGAGAGGGTTACATCCAGATACAGCATATGTAATTAAAGTGTCGAAGAAAATTGGTTCAGCCAACAATCAAATTGAACGTGCATCTCCAGAGTCGGTTTCTCTTcag ATTGGTTATGAAGATATCAATGGGCTCGACTTTTTGGTATTTGAACAACCAGAAACGACCATATTGACATGCCATGTCGaaggaaaacaaaacgaaGATCTAAACTCGAATCTGCTAGTGGAGATCAAATCAGCCATTGATAAATCTAAGATAGAGAATGTCTTTCCACTACCACTCTCCAACTTCTTCCAAGTAAAAGGCTTACCCAAAGGTAAGCACCTTGTGCAGCTTAAATCCAGTCGTCCTTTGATCTCCCACAAAGTAGAATCAGAGATTATTGAAGTTGATTTCGAGACCAATGCCCAAATCCATATTGGTCCACTTCGATACAGCATTGTGGCAGATCATCAGAGTCAG GAAGTGACACCTGCAGCTATATTGCCACTGGTTATTGGAGTTTCGGCAATTGCTCTATTCCTCAGCATCCCCAG gttgaaagaCATCTACCAAGCCACGGTTGGAATTTCGTCTCCCGGGTTCACTACATCTGCCAAGAGAGAACCTCGAAAAGCTGTTGCTAGAAAGAAGACGTTCTGA